The Ancylobacter sp. SL191 nucleotide sequence AGAAGGCGGGCATCCTCAAGCGCGGCGTGCCGGCGGTGATCGCCCAGCAGCCGCGCGAGGCGCTGGCCGTCATTGAGCGGCAGGCGGGCCGGCTCGGCGTGCCGCTCACCGTCATGGGGGAGGGCTTCCAGGCCCATGAGGAAGGTGGCCGCCTGGTGGTGCAGGATGAGGACGGGTTGATCGACCTGCCGCGCCCGCGCCTCGTCGGCCCGCACCAGATCGGCAATGCCGGGCTGGCGGTGGAGACGCTGCGCATCGCCGGGCAGCGCGATCCGGCGCTGCGCCTGCCCTTCGCCGCCTTCGAGGATGGCATGCGCCAGGCGAACTGGCCGGCGCGATTGCAGCGGCTCGGGCCGGGCCCGCTCACCCAGCGCGCGCCCGAGGGTGTCGATGTCTGGCTCGATGGCGGGCACAATGCCGCCGGCGGGCAGGCGCTGGCCGCCGCGCTGGCGGATCTGGAAGACCGCGTGTCGCGCCCGCTGGTGATGATCGTCGGCATGCTCGGCTCGAAGGATTCCGGCACCTTTCTCGCGCCCTTCGCCGGGCTGGCGCGCGAGCTCATCGCCGTGCCGGTGCCGGGCGAGCACAAGGGCCAGCCGCCGGACGCCGTCGCGGCGGCGGCAAGCGCGCATGGCATCAGCGCCTCGACGGCGGTGAGCGTCGCGGCGGCGCTGGAAAGTCTGGGTATATCGGGGACGGTGTCCGCCGGCCCGGCGCCGCGCGTGCTGATCGCCGGCTCGCTCTATCTCGCCGGGGCGGTGCTGGCCGAGAATGGCAGCCTGCCGGATTAGGCAAGCCGCGGCGTTCTGGATGGGAAGCGCAGGCGCGCAGGCGTAGTGATCCCGGACCGGCCCCGCGGACCGGCCGGGATGACGCCATCGGCAATCGCCAGGGGCCGCCGGTCTCGCGCGGAGCCGGCGCCCGTCGACAGGCCGGCTCCGCTCAGCGCGGGGCCAGCACCATGATCATCTGCCGACCTTCGAGCGAAGGCTCCGCCTCGACCTTGGCGATCGTGGCGAGTTCTTCCTTCACGCGGTTCAGCAGCTTGTAGCCGAGTTCCTGGTGCGCCATCTCGCGACCGCGGAAGCGCAGGGTGATCTTCACCTTGTCGCCTTCCTCGAAGAAGCGGTGGATCGCCTTCATCTTCACCTCATAGTCGTGGGTGTCGATGCCGGGACGCAGCTTGATTTCCTTGATCTCGACGATGTGCTGCTTCTTGCGCGCCTCGTTGGCCTTCTTCTGGTTCTGGTACTTGAAGCGGCCGTAATCGAGGATCTTGCAGACCGGCGGCACGGAATTCGGCGCGATCTCGACCAGATCGAGGCCGGCTTCCTGCGCACGCAGAATGGCGTCCCGGGTCTGGATGACGCCGAGATTCTGCCCATCCTGGTCGATGAGCTGCACTTCGCGGATCCGGATGTCTTCGTTGACGCGCGGACCGTCCTTTTCCGGCGCGACGGGTCTCATGGGGCGACGAATGGCGTCTTCTCCTCTGCCATTTCAGAAAGTGCGTCTCATCGCGCCGCGAATTCTTGCCGGCCGGCTCGTTTCTGCGCGCGTAAAACGGTCGCAGAAGATCGTGACAAACCCGGCAGAAGTCAACGGCATGACGAAACGGAAAATACCCAAAGTTGCGCCTTGAGGGCAAAGTTGGGGCCCGGCGGGGCCGCGCGCGTGCCGAAGCTCTTGCGCCGCCGCCCGGCGCCTGTAGGGGAATGTGGCGTCGCCGGCACGAATCGCAAGAAGCTGTGCCGGCCAAGAGCCCCGCGACGGCGCGCCGTCCGAAGGACGAGGACCGTGATGACCGCCACCGACACGCCGCCCGACTTCCTCGACGTTGGCGCGGATGCCCGCCGCATCGCCCTGCGCCACACGCCCGGCACGCCAGATGCCGGCCCCGGCGTGCTCTGGTGCGGCGGCTATCTCTCGGACATGCGCGGCACCAAGGCCGAGCGCCTCGCGCAGTGGGGCGCGGGCGTCGGCCGCGCGGTGATGCGCTTCGACTATTCCGGCCATGGCGAGTCGGAGGGCGCCTTCATCGACGGCACGATCTCGCGCTGGGCGGAGGAGGCGCTTGCCGTGTTCGACCGCGCGACCACCGGCCCGCAGATCGTCGTCGGCTCCTCCATGGGCGGCTGGATCGCGCTGCTGCTCGCGCGCGCGCTCGCCGCGCGCGGGGAGAGCCAGCGCCTCGCCGGTCTCGTGCTCATCGCCCCGGCGCCGGATTTTTCCGAAGAGCTGATGTGGAACGCGATGACGCCGGAGATCCGCGCCGAGATCGAGCAGACGGGCGTGTGGTATCGGAAATCCGACTATGGCGAGCCGACCCCGATCACCCGCGCCTTCATCGAGGACGGCCGCCGCAACCTCGTGCTGGGCAGCCCCTTCGCCGTCGGGTGCCCGGTGCGCATCCTGCAGGGCGTGGCCGATGATGTGGTGCCCTGGCAGCACGCGATGAAGCTCGTCACCTGCCTCGCCGAGGACGATGTGGTCATCACGCTGGTGAAGGACGGCGATCACCGCCTCTCCCGCGAAGAGGACATTGCCCGCATCATCGAGGCGGTGGAGACGGTGGCGTAGCGGCCTGCGTCCGCGCCTCAGGGCGCGGCGCGCAGGAAGATGAGTTCGCTGGTGTCGTAGCGTCGGCGCTCCAGCTCCTCGAAGCCATCGGGCGCGGCGAAGGCGGCCTCGACCGATTCCTCGACGACGATCAGCGCCTCGGGCGCCAGCCAGCCGCCGTCGCGCGCGCTGGTGAGCGCCGCCACCGCGAGGCCGCGCCCATAGGGCGGGTCGCAGAAGACGAGATCGAAGGCGTCACTGGCGAAGGCGGTGCCGAGCTTGGTGGCGTCGCGCCGGAAGATGCGGGTGACGCCGCCGAGGCCGAGCGCCTCGACATTGGCCCGGATCAACCCGCGCGGCTCGGTCGCCTCATCGACGAAGACGGCGAATTTCGCCCCGCGCGAGATCGCTTCCAGCCCCAGCGCGCCCGTGCCGGCGAACAGGTCGAGCACGCGCGCGCCGTCCGCCGGGTCGCCATAGGCATGGGCGAGCACGTTGAACAGCGCCTCGCGCAGCCGATCCGAGGTCGGCCGCGTGGCGTTGGAGGAGGGGCCGCTAAGCGTGCGACCCTTGAAGCGCCCGCCGACGATGCGCACGGCTCAGCCTCGACGCTCAGGCGCGCGGGGGACGGCCGGGACGCCCGCCCGGCTTGCCACCCGAAGGCCTGCCACCCGAGGGCTTGCCACCGGAGGGGCGGCCACCCGACGGCTTGCCGCCGAAGGATTTGCCGCCAGAAGGCTTGTCACCGAAGGATTTGCCACCCGCCGGACGCCCGCCCGGCTTGTCGCCGAAGGACTTTCCACGCGGCTTGTCACCGAACGGCCGGTCACCGAACGATTTGCCGGCCGGGCGGTCGCCACGCGGACGATCCCCGGCGGGGCGCTCGCCGCGCGGCTTGTCGCCGAAGGAACGAGCGGGCCGGTCGGCGAAGTTCTTGGCGCCGTAATTGCGCGCGGGACGGTCACCCTCCTCGCGGCGCGGGCGCTCCTCGCGCGGCGCGCGCTCGGTGTCACCGCTGCCGGCCAGCTTGGCGAAGCGCGGACGGCGGGTGCGGTTCTCTTCCGACTTCACTCGCCCGCTGAACGGACGGTCGCTGTCGGCCCCGCGATAGGGACGCCCACCTTCAGGACGCGGCGCGCGCTCGCGGAACGGACGGTCACCCTCGGCGCGGGGCGCCCGCTCGCGGAAGGGACGGTCACCCTCGGCACGGGGCGCGCGCTCACGGAACGGGCGGTCACCTTCAGGACGGGGCGCACGCTCACGGAACGGACGGTCGCCCTCGGGACGCGGCGCGCGCTCGCGGAACGGACGGTCGCCCTCGGCACGCGGCGCCCGCTCGCGGAAAGGACGGTCGCCCTCGGCGCGGGGCGCCCGCTCGCGGAAGGGACGGTCACCCTCGGGACGGGGCGCACGCTCGCGGAACGGACGGTCACCCTCGGCGCGGGGCGCACGCTCACGGAACGGACGGTCACCCTCGGCACGCGGGGTGCGCTCACGGAACGGGCGGTCGCCCTCAGGACGGGGGGCGCGCTCACGGAACGGACGGTCGCCCTCGGCGCGGGGAGCCCGCTCACGGAACGGACGGTCGCCCTCGGCGCGGGGAGCGCGCTCGCGGAACGGACGGTCACCCTCACTGCGAATAGGGCGGTCCTCCGTGCTGCGGGCAGGGCGCTCGCTGCGGCCGCGGAAGGTGCGCTCGCCGCCGCGTTCCTCGTAGTCGGCGCGCGGGGCGCGGTCCTCGGCGTCACGCGGGCGGGAGGGACGCGGGCCGGCGGCCTTGCGGTCGCGGCTCGGGCCACGGCCGGGGCGCTCGGGGCGGCGCTCATCGCGGAACGGGCGCTCCTCCTCGGTGGGCGCCGGCTCGGTGGAGCGCACGCGCTGCACCAGCACCTTGCGGCCCTTGCGGTCGGCGACGAGGCCGGAACTCACGGTCTTGTCCGGGCCGGCCTCGGTGTCGATCGGGCGGCGGCGCGGGCGATCCTCGGCGCCTTCCACCTTGGCGTAGCGCGCCTTGGAGGGCTTGCGCGGCGCCTCGTCCTCGACCGCGTGGTCGAACACCGGGCCCTCGAAATCAGCGCCGGCGGCGGCGGCAAGCTCCGGGCCGAGCTGGTCCATGAGGATGCGCGTGCGCACTTCCTCCACCGCGCCCTGCACAATCTCGCCGAGCTGGAACGGGCCATAGGAAAGGCGGATCAGCCGGTTCACGTCGAGGCCGAGGCTGCCGAGAACGTTACGCACCTCGCGGTTCTTGCCCTCGCGCAGCGCCAGCGTCAGCCACACATTGGCGCCCTGCACGCGGTCAAGCACCGCCTCGATCGGCCCGTAATGCACGCCGTCCACCGTGATGCCGGCGATCAGCGCGTCGAGCTTGTCCTGGGTGATGTCGCCCTTGGCGCGCACCCGGTAGCGGCGCAGCCAGCCGGTCTCCGGCAGCTCCAGCACGCGGGCGAGGCCGCCATCATTGGTGAGCAGGATCAGACCCTCGGTGTTGAGGTCGAGCCGGCCGACCGAGACCAGCCGCGGCAGGCCGCCGGGCAGGATCTCGAACAGGGTCGGGCGCCCCTCGGGGTCGTAATTGGTCGTCACCACGCCCTTGGGCTTGTGGTAAAGATAGAGCCGCGTGCGCTCCTTCTCCGGCAGCTTCACGCCGTCCACCGTGATGGTGTCTTCCGCCGTCACCGTGCGGGCCGGGCTCTCCAGCACCTCGCCATTGACCGCGACACGACCGGCGAGGATCCATTCCTCGATCTCGCGGCGCGAGCCGAGGCCGGCGCGGGCGACGACCTTGGCGATGCGCTCAGCCTCGCGCGGTTCGGCCGGCGCCAGCGCGCGGGGGGCGCGCGGCACGCGATTCTGTTCCTTGCGGGGCGGGGTATTCTTGGGCATGGGATGCGGCCGTCCGGGGCTACGCGCCGGGCGAAAAGGCGCCGGGCGTCTCAAGCGATATCTGTAATGGGTCGCGGGTGCTAGCACGTCCGGGGCCGCGAGGCGAGCTTTTACGGGAGGACGCGCGCGGTGACGGGACGCTCGAGCTTCATGACACGAGCGCTGGACGAGGCGCGGGCGGCGGCCGCGCGCGGCGAGGTGCCGGTCGGCGCGGTGGTGGTGCGCGAGGGTGTGGTGATCGCCGCCGACGGCAACCGCACGCGCGAGCTGAACGACCCCTCCGCCCATGCCGAGATGCTGGCGATCCGCACGGCGGCGGCGGCGCTGGGCTCGGACCGGCTCACCGATTGCGATCTCTATGTGACGCTGGAGCCCTGCACCATGTGCGCGGGCGTCATCGCCTGGGCGCGGCTGCGCCGGGTCTATTACGGCGCAGCGGACCCCAAGGGCGGGGCGGTGGAGAGCGGCGTGCGCTTCTTCGCCCAGCCGAGCTGCCATCACCGGCCGGATGTCTATGGCGGCCTCGGCGAGAGCGAGGCGGCGGCCCTGCTGAAGGATTTTTTTGCCAGCCGGCGCTGACCCCGGCTTCCGGCGAAGTCGGGGTCAGTTCACCCGCGAGACGCAGAAATCCACCACGTCGACCAGCGCGCTGCGGGCAGGACCGGCCGGGAAGATGCCGAGCGCGTCCTTGGCCATGGCGCCGTAATGGCGGGCGCGCTCCACCGTGTCGGCAATGGCGCGGTGGCGGGCGAGCAGTTCGATGGCGTGGTCGAGGTCGCCATCGGCGATCTCGCCGCGCTCCAGGCAGCGGCGCCAGAAGTCCCGCTCGGTCTCGCTGCCGCGCCGGAAGGCCAGCACGATGGGCAGGGTGATCTTGCCCTCGCGGAAATCGTCGCCGACATTCTTGCCGAGCGCGGCGCCCGAGCCGCCATAATCCAGCGCGTCATCGACAAGCTGGAAGGCGATGCCGAGATTCATGCCATAGCTGCGGCAGGCGGCCTGTTCCAGCTTCGGCCGGCCGGCGAGCACCGGGCCGACTTCGCAGGCGGCGGCGAACAGCTCGGCGGTCTTGCCGCGAATGACGGCGAGATATTCGTCCTCGCTGGTCGCGGTGTTCTTGGCGGCGGCGAGCTGGGCCACCTCGCCCTCGGCGATCACCACGGCGGCGGTCGAGAGGATGTCGAGCGCGGAGAGGTTGCCGACCTCGATCATCATGCGGAAGGCCTGGCCGAGCAGGAAATCGCCCACCAGCACGCTCGCCTCATTGCCCCAGAGCATCCGGGCGGCGAGCTTGCCGCGCCGCATCTCGCTGTCGTCGACCACGTCGTCATGCAGCAGCGTCGCCGTGTGCATGAACTCGACCGAGGCGGCGAGCTTCACATCGCCCTCGCCCTGATAGCCGGAGAGATCGGCGGTCGCGAGCGTCAGCATCGGGCGCAGACGCTTGCCGCCGGAGGAGATGAGGTGCTGCGCGACCTCCGGGATCATCGTCACGTCCGAGCCGGTGCGCGAGAGGATCAGGGTGTTCACCCTGTCCATATCGGCCCGCACCAGGTTGACGATGCCCTCGATGGACGGGGCGGCGGAGACCTCGGCGGCGGGATTGAAAGGCAGGACGACGGCCACGGCGGACTTTCCGGTTGGTCGGTTATGGACGCCCATATGAAGGGCGGGCAGGTGTTCCGGCAAGTAGATGCCGACAAGTGGGCGCCGGCGGCACATTCGGCAAGCCCGCCCCGGCGACCGGGAAGGCGCGCACGCTCTGCCGGCCCCGGCATAGCGCAATTGGCGGGCGGACGGAAATACTCCGTCCGGCGCGACTGACGCAGCGTCAGGCGCCGGACACGCTTTCGTGCCACTATGGCGCCATGCGTGAACTGCTTCGGACCAACGACATCGTGCTGCTTTCCGCCGTCGAGGCGCTGCTTGACGGGGCCGGCATCGTCCATTTCGTGCTCGACCAGCATATGAGCGTGATGGAAGGCTCGATCGGCCTGCTGCCGCGCCGGCTTCTGGTCGGGGAGGACGAGATGCCGCGCGCCCGCACCTTGCTGCGCGAGGCCGGCCTCGGCGCCAAGCTGCGGGCCGAATGAGAGATGGCGGCGTGATGGACACCGACGCGGCGCCCTTTGCCGATATGCCCGCCGATCTGCGGGCGGAACTGACCGACGATGTCTTTCTCGACGGGCGGCTGCGGCTGTTGCAACCCGCGCGAGGCCACCGCGCCGGCCATGATGCGCTGCTGCTCGCCGCCAGCGCGCCGGGCGATGCCCGCATTGCGGTCGATCTCGGCGCCGGTGTCGGCACGGCGGGGCTCGCCTTGGCGGTCCGCGTGCCCGAGGTAGCGTTGACCTTGGTCGAGCTCGACCCCGCCACCGCCGCGCTTGCCCGCTGCAACGCCGCCCGGCAGGCGCCGGATCTTGCCGGGCGCGTGGGCGTCGTCGAGGCTGATGTGGCGGCGCTGGGACGGCCCGCGGGCCCGCCGCTCCCGGCAGCCGGCGCGGCCGACCTCGTGCTGATGAACCCGCCCTTCAACGACCCCACCCGCCACCGCGCCTCCCCGCATGAGCGTCGCGCGCTCGCCCACAGCGTACCGGATGCGGGGATGGAGATGTGGCTCAAGGCCGCCGCCCGGCTGCTCGCCCCGGCCGGGCGGCTGGCGCTGATCCACCGGCCGGAGGCCATCGAGGCGCTGCTGGCGGGGATGAAAGGCCGTTTCGGAGCCGTGACGATCCGCCCCGTGCATCCGCGCCCCGACGCGCCGGCGATCCGCCTGCTGATCGGGGCGATCAAGGGACGGCGCACCCCGCCGGCCTTTCTGCCGCCGCTGGTGCTGGCCGGTGATGACGGGCGCCCGAGCCTCAACGCCGAGCGCCTGCTGCGGGACGCGGGCGGGTTGTGACAGCGGCGGCGCTTGAGGCGCACCGCGTGAGGCCCCCCGCTTGAGGCTTGGCCCCTCGCACCCTATGTCAGAGGCAGATCACGACGGGTGGTGATCATCAGGGACATCATGGCCAGCTCATTTCTCGCCGACCTCCGCCGCCGCCTCGATCCCATCCTGCCCGCGCGGATGCGCGCGGGTGCCGCCATCGTTCCGGTGGTCCGGCTCTCCGGCGCCATCGGCATGGCGCGCCCGTTCAATCCCGGCCTGACCTTCGCCGGCATTTCCCGCACGCTCGACCGCGCCTTCGCGGTGAAGGGGGCCAAGGCGGTGGCGCTGGTGATCAACTCGCCGGGCGGCGCGCCGGTACAGTCGCATCTGATCTACCGGCGCATCCGCCTGCTGGCGGACGAAAAGAAGATCCCGGTCATCGCCTTCGTCGAGGATGTCGCGGCCTCCGGCGGCTACATGCTGGCCTGCGCCGCCGACGAAATCGTCGCCGATCCCTTTTCCATTGTCGGCTCGATCGGCGTGGTCAGCGCCGGCTTCGGCTTCGACCGGGTGATCGACAAGCTCGGCATCGACCGACGCGTCTACACCGCCGGCACGCGCAAGGTGATGCTCGACCCGTTCCAGCCGGAAAAGGCCGAGGATATCGAGCGGCTCAAGGCGATCCAGCAGGACATCCACGCCGCCTTCAGCGGGCTGGTGAAGCAGCGCCGGGGCGACGTGCTCACCGGCGACGACGACACGCTGTTCTCCGGCGAATTCTGGGCCGCGCCGCAGGCGCAGGAACTGGGACTGGTCGATTCCATCGGCGAGGTGCGCTCCTTCCTGCGGGCGCGCTATGGCGAGAAGGTGCTCACCCCGGTGATCGAGCCGCGCGCTGGCTTCTTCAGCCGCCGCCTGGCGGGCCTCTCCGCGCTTGGCGGGGATGCCGCCGGCGCCGCCGGGGCGGGCTTCGCCCAGTCGCTGGCCGCCCAGGCCGAGGAGCGCGCCCTGTGGGGCCGCTTCGGCCTGTGACGCCCGGCTGAGGGAGACAAACGCATGCCCCCCTTGTTCGTGCTCGCCCTCGGCGCCCTTGGCGCCGCCGCGCTGGTGAAGCGGCTCGCCGGTGAATCGCGCCGCGTCAATGCCGAGCTCGACGCGCAGCGCGCGGCGGATGCGGCGCGCGAGGCCGGCCGCGGCACGCTGCGCCGCGACCCATCCACCGGCGACTACCGCCCGCACGATTCCTGAAGCCGCCGCCCGCCGGCCGGAAAATGCCGAAATTTGGAGCTTTTCCAATTCGATAGGCTCTGCCTATCATTACCGCGAATTCACTTGGTACGCCTCCGCTTCGGCCTTATCCCGAAACGGTGGGAAAGGCGGGTGGATGCGCGATGCTTCAAAGGTCTGAAAGCGGCTGGAAGGCGGGAACGACGGTGCGGCGACGCGGGCGGTGGCGCTGGGTTGGCCTGGCCGTTCTCGTGGCGGCGTGCGCGGGCGGCTACTATTATGGCACCCGCGCCCAGGCGCCCGCCGCGCCCGAGTTCCAGACCGCCAAGGTCGAGATCGGCGACATCCAGACCAATGTCACTGCCATCGCCAATATGCAGCCCAAGACCTATGTCGATGTCGGCACGCAGGTCTCCGGCCAGCTCCGGGTGATCCATCCCGATGTCGGGGCGATCGTGAAGAAGGGCGACCTGCTCGCCGAGATCGACCCCACCGTCTACCAGACCCGCGTGAATGGCGACCGCGCCAGCCTCGACAATCTGCGCGCCCAGCTCGCCCAGGCCGAGGCGCAGCTCACGCTCGACCGGCTGCGCAACGATCGCGCCCAGGAGCTCTGGTCGAAGCAGGCCGGCAGCCGTGACGCGGCCGAGGCGGCCGAGGCCACGATGCGCATCTCCATCGCCAAGATCGACGCGCTGAAGGCGCAGATCGCCCAGACGCAGGCGACGCTCGACGGCGACCTGGCCAATCTCGGCTACACCAAGATCTACGCGCCGATGGACGGCACGGTGGTCTCGATCACCGCCCGCGAGGGCTCGACGCTCAACGCCAACCAGAGCGCGCCCATCGTGCTGCGCATCGCCGACCTGCAGACCATGACGGTGACGGCGCAGGTGGCCGAGGGCGACATTCCGAAGATCACGGTCGGCACCCCCGCCTATTTCTCGACGCTCGGCCTGCCGGACCGGCGCTGGGAGGGGGCGGTGCGGCAGATCGAGCCGACGCCGACCATCGTCAACGACGTCGTGCTCTACAATGTGCTGATCGACGTGCCCAACCCCGACCTGACGCTGATGACCAACATGACCGCGCAGGTCTTCTTCCGTCTCGGCGAGGCCAAGGGCGTGCCGCTGGTGCCGACCGCCGCCGTGCGCACCCGCCGCGACGGCACCGCGACGGTGCGCGTGATGACCCCGCAGGGGCCGCAGGAGCGCAACATCAAGATCGGCATCGCCAACCGCGCCATGACGCAGGTGATCGAGGGGCTGTCGCCCGGCGATACGGTCGTCACCGGCGCCGGCGCCCCCGGCGCGCGTCCGGGCGGACCGGGCGGCCAGCGCCCGCCCGCCATGCCGCCGCGCCTCGGCTGAGGAGGGCGGCATGAGCGAGGATGTGCCGGGAGAGATGAGCGGCGGGACCGAGGATCTGGCGCTGCGGCTCGACGCGCTGCCGGCCCCGGAGGCCGGGCAGGCAGTGCCGCTGCGCCCGATCATCGAACTGACCGATGTCAGCCGCATCTACCCGAATGGCGAGACAGTCGTGCGCGCGCTCGACCGCGTGTCGCTCGCCATCCATCCCGGCGAGTTCGTCGCCATCATGGGTCAGTCCGGCTCGGGCAAATCGACGCTGATGAACATTGTCGGCTGCCTCGACCGCCCCTCCGCCGGCGCCTACCGGGTGGACGGCGTCGATGTCGCGGAGCTCGATCCCGACCAGCTCGCGGCGCTGCGCTGCTCGACCTTCGGCTTCGTGTTCCAGCGCTACAATCTGCTGCCGACGCTGACGGCGGCGGAAAATGTCGAAATTCCTGCCATCTATGCCGGCACGCCACAGGAGCGGCGGACCTCGCGGGCGCATGAACTGCTCGACCGCCTCGGCCTTGGCGATCGCGCCGAGCACCGCCCGAACCAGCTCTCCGGCGGCCAGCAGCAGCGGGTCTCCATCGCCCGCGCGCTGATGAACGCCGCGCCGGTCATCCTCGCCGACGAGCCGACCGGCGCGCTCGATTCGCGCAGCGGCGAGGATGTGCTGGCCCTGCTCACCGAGCTGAACGCGGAAGGCCACACGGTCATCCTCATCACCCACGATCCCGATGTCGCCGCGCACGCCCGGCGCGTCGTGCGCTTTCAAGACGGCCACATCGTCTCCGACGAGCGGCGCGAGCCGGAACCCGCCCGCACGCCGCTGCCGGGAACGCGCGCCAGCAGCGGCGGCGGTTTTGCCCGCTTCGTGCCGGATCTGGCGGAAGCCGTGCGCATGGCCTTCGCCTCCATGGCGGCCAACGTGTTCCGCACGGCGCTGACGCTGCTCGGCATCGTCATCGGCGTTGCCTCGGTCATCACCATGCTGGCGGTGGGCGATGGCGGCAAGCAGAGCGTGCTGGAGCGCATTTCGCAGATCGGCACCAATCTGCTGATCGTGCGGCCGGGGGCGGCGGGCATCCGCACCAGCGGCGACAACGCGACGCTTCTGCCGGAGGATGCGGACGCGTTGCGGGTCATTCCCGGCATCAGCGCCGTCGCGCCCGAGCGCACCGGCCGCTACACGATGCGCTTCGGATCGGCCGATTATTACACCTCGGTCACCGCCACCAGCGCCGACTATCTCGACGCCCGCGACTGGGCGCTGGCGCGCGGGGTGATGTTCACCGCCGCCGATGTGCGCGCCTATGCGCCGGTGATCGTGCTCGGCCAGACCGTCGTTACCAACCTGTTCGGCGAGGATGATCCGCTCGGGCGCTATGTGCTGGTGAAGAACGTGCCCTATGAGGTGATCGGCGTGCTCGCCCCGCGCGGCGCCAATGCCTTTGGCCAGGATCAGGACGATGTGGCGCTGGTGCCGATCTCCACCGGCTTCGTGCGGGTGTTCGGCCGGCGCTTCGTCAACTCCATCACGGTGAAGGTGGAGAAGGCCGAGGAGATCCCGCAGGTCGAACAGGCCATCACCCGCCTCATCACCGATCGCCATCAGGTCGAGGATTTCCAGGTGCGCAACACGGCGCAGTTCCTCGAGACGGCGCTGGAGACGCAGAACACCCTCACCCTCGTGCTCGGCTGCGTCGCCGCCATCTCGCTGCTGGTGGCGGGCATCGGCGTGATGAACATCATGCTGGTGAGCGTGACCGAGCGCACCCGCGAGATCGGCATCCGCATGGCGACCGGCGCGCGCATGAGCAACATCATGCTGCAGTTCAACACCGAGGCGCTGGTGGTGTGCGGCGTCGGTGGGGCGGTGGGCGTCGGGCTCGGCATCGGCGTGGCGCTGCTGCTGGAATATCTCGGCGTCACCATCGTGCTGTCGCTGCTGCCGCCGGTGCTGGCCTTTGGCTGCGCCTTCCTCACCGGGCTGATCTTCGGCTACCTCCCCGCCCGCAAGGCGGCGGGCATGGACCCGGTGGTGGCACTCGCCTACGAGTGAACGGCGAACCTGCCGCGTCATCCCCGGGCTCGGCCCGGGGATACACGACTTTTAGCGCGCGGGGCCATGAGACGTGGATGGCCGGGCCAAGCCCGGCCATGACGGCGTTTGGCCAATGCCCGCCACACGAACCCTTGCCCCCCGCCGCCTGAACGTTTAGGCGAAGCGCAAGGTCGGGGTGCTGGAGGCTTGCCGCATGAATGTTCTACTGCTCGGTTCGGGTGGCCGCGAACACGCGCTCGCCTGGAAGCTGGCGCAGAGCCCGCTGCTCGGCCGGCTCTTTGCGGTGCCGGGCAATCCGGGCATTGCCGGGCATGCGACCTGCATCGACCTTCCGCTCGACGACCATGACGCCCTCGTCACCCTGTGCGGCGCGGAGAAGATCGACCTTGTGGTGGTCGGCCCCGAGGCGCCGCTGGTGGACGGCATCGCCGACCGGCTGATCGCGGAAGGGCTTCCGGTCTTCGGCCCGCGCCGGGTCGCCGCGCAGCTTGAGGGCTCGAAGCTCTTCACCAAGGAACTGTGCAAGGCGCACAACATCCCGACCGCGGCCTTCGGCCGCTTCACCGAGGTGGAGGATGCCCGCGCCTTCATCCGCGCCCAGGGCGCCCCCA carries:
- the rsmD gene encoding 16S rRNA (guanine(966)-N(2))-methyltransferase RsmD gives rise to the protein MRIVGGRFKGRTLSGPSSNATRPTSDRLREALFNVLAHAYGDPADGARVLDLFAGTGALGLEAISRGAKFAVFVDEATEPRGLIRANVEALGLGGVTRIFRRDATKLGTAFASDAFDLVFCDPPYGRGLAVAALTSARDGGWLAPEALIVVEESVEAAFAAPDGFEELERRRYDTSELIFLRAAP
- a CDS encoding bifunctional folylpolyglutamate synthase/dihydrofolate synthase produces the protein MSAAPLAGPSERPPVEDIFERLLALHPKLIDLSLDRMWRVLERLGHPQRRLPPVIHVAGTNGKGSTVAFMRAVLEAAGKRVHVYTSPHLVRFNERIRLAGRLVDDATLTDALARAEVANEGAPITFFEITTAAAFLLFSEVPADVLLLEVGLGGRLDATNVIDAPLVCVITPVSIDHVDFLGETVAAIAGEKAGILKRGVPAVIAQQPREALAVIERQAGRLGVPLTVMGEGFQAHEEGGRLVVQDEDGLIDLPRPRLVGPHQIGNAGLAVETLRIAGQRDPALRLPFAAFEDGMRQANWPARLQRLGPGPLTQRAPEGVDVWLDGGHNAAGGQALAAALADLEDRVSRPLVMIVGMLGSKDSGTFLAPFAGLARELIAVPVPGEHKGQPPDAVAAAASAHGISASTAVSVAAALESLGISGTVSAGPAPRVLIAGSLYLAGAVLAENGSLPD
- a CDS encoding nucleoside deaminase, producing the protein MTRALDEARAAAARGEVPVGAVVVREGVVIAADGNRTRELNDPSAHAEMLAIRTAAAALGSDRLTDCDLYVTLEPCTMCAGVIAWARLRRVYYGAADPKGGAVESGVRFFAQPSCHHRPDVYGGLGESEAAALLKDFFASRR
- a CDS encoding alpha/beta hydrolase, which encodes MTATDTPPDFLDVGADARRIALRHTPGTPDAGPGVLWCGGYLSDMRGTKAERLAQWGAGVGRAVMRFDYSGHGESEGAFIDGTISRWAEEALAVFDRATTGPQIVVGSSMGGWIALLLARALAARGESQRLAGLVLIAPAPDFSEELMWNAMTPEIRAEIEQTGVWYRKSDYGEPTPITRAFIEDGRRNLVLGSPFAVGCPVRILQGVADDVVPWQHAMKLVTCLAEDDVVITLVKDGDHRLSREEDIARIIEAVETVA
- the infC gene encoding translation initiation factor IF-3, whose protein sequence is MRRPMRPVAPEKDGPRVNEDIRIREVQLIDQDGQNLGVIQTRDAILRAQEAGLDLVEIAPNSVPPVCKILDYGRFKYQNQKKANEARKKQHIVEIKEIKLRPGIDTHDYEVKMKAIHRFFEEGDKVKITLRFRGREMAHQELGYKLLNRVKEELATIAKVEAEPSLEGRQMIMVLAPR
- a CDS encoding pseudouridine synthase encodes the protein MPKNTPPRKEQNRVPRAPRALAPAEPREAERIAKVVARAGLGSRREIEEWILAGRVAVNGEVLESPARTVTAEDTITVDGVKLPEKERTRLYLYHKPKGVVTTNYDPEGRPTLFEILPGGLPRLVSVGRLDLNTEGLILLTNDGGLARVLELPETGWLRRYRVRAKGDITQDKLDALIAGITVDGVHYGPIEAVLDRVQGANVWLTLALREGKNREVRNVLGSLGLDVNRLIRLSYGPFQLGEIVQGAVEEVRTRILMDQLGPELAAAAGADFEGPVFDHAVEDEAPRKPSKARYAKVEGAEDRPRRRPIDTEAGPDKTVSSGLVADRKGRKVLVQRVRSTEPAPTEEERPFRDERRPERPGRGPSRDRKAAGPRPSRPRDAEDRAPRADYEERGGERTFRGRSERPARSTEDRPIRSEGDRPFRERAPRAEGDRPFRERAPRAEGDRPFRERAPRPEGDRPFRERTPRAEGDRPFRERAPRAEGDRPFRERAPRPEGDRPFRERAPRAEGDRPFRERAPRAEGDRPFRERAPRPEGDRPFRERAPRPEGDRPFRERAPRAEGDRPFRERAPRAEGDRPFRERAPRPEGGRPYRGADSDRPFSGRVKSEENRTRRPRFAKLAGSGDTERAPREERPRREEGDRPARNYGAKNFADRPARSFGDKPRGERPAGDRPRGDRPAGKSFGDRPFGDKPRGKSFGDKPGGRPAGGKSFGDKPSGGKSFGGKPSGGRPSGGKPSGGRPSGGKPGGRPGRPPRA